In Heyndrickxia vini, the sequence CCGTTGAGTTTGCCGGACCTCCGCCCGTCATAACCCAAATCAAATCGAAAACCCTAAATGCATCGAGGGTACGGAATAATAATGCTACTAGTAAGCTTGTTTTTATCAACGGGAGTGTGATAGAAGTAAATTGCTTCCATTTAGTTGCTCCATCAATAGAGGCTGCTTCGTATAATGAACTTGGAATCGTTTGTAATCCGGCTAATAATAACAAAGCCATATATGGTGTTGTCTTCCATACGTCTGCAAAAATAACCGAGAACATCGCTCCAGCTTGCGACGTCAATAAGTTTGACATACTATCAACTAAACCTACTTTTTCAAAAATCATTGCTACAATTCCATTTTGACCGTCATAGAGATACTTCCACATTAAAGCGGAGACAGCTGTTGGAATTGCCCAAGGTATAAGTATAGTGGCACGGATCAACCCGCGACCAACAAATGCTTTGTTAATTAATAGTGCAATAGCAAGACCTAAAACGAGTTCAAGAAATACGGAAATTACAGTAAAGGTAAAAGTATTACCAAGTGCTCGCCACATTCTTTTATCTGTTAGATTATCTTCATAATGCTTGAATCCAATAAAGGTTGGTTCCACTACTACTTGCTTCATGGCAGATGATAATCCGACAAGCTTAACTCCTTGTGACAGTTTTGTCTCTTTGGATATCTTTTTTATATTTTTAGAGATTTGTTCTGTAGTTTTTTGAAATTCTTTCGCTGTTTTTTTATTAATTTTTAAA encodes:
- a CDS encoding carbohydrate ABC transporter permease — its product is MAYSLIAPALILILVISVWPVLQSFYFSMFDLKLNSPTKSETHLSYSFDLERYLDNYPFLVGGIDNEIRNGHAKEELQRVKTDLQALDEEIRKNSAVGKNYDIVNDKLLNMEKINPSIALLKINKKTAKEFQKTTEQISKNIKKISKETKLSQGVKLVGLSSAMKQVVVEPTFIGFKHYEDNLTDKRMWRALGNTFTFTVISVFLELVLGLAIALLINKAFVGRGLIRATILIPWAIPTAVSALMWKYLYDGQNGIVAMIFEKVGLVDSMSNLLTSQAGAMFSVIFADVWKTTPYMALLLLAGLQTIPSSLYEAASIDGATKWKQFTSITLPLIKTSLLVALLFRTLDAFRVFDLIWVMTGGGPANSTETISILAYKTMFSQTNFGNGSAISVIVFVCVAIISMIYIKFLGRDLLGDRSGK